A single region of the Phalacrocorax carbo chromosome 4, bPhaCar2.1, whole genome shotgun sequence genome encodes:
- the LOC135313101 gene encoding ribonuclease CL2-like: MAGWALCMALVLAALPEAVGESRYEKFLRQHVDYPRTSVFVAHRYCETMLARRQVTAPGRPCKPSNTFVHAPAGELVAACTQTPDTAGLHSTPTPMSLTACRLRGGDTRPPCTYRARQLHHHVRVACLDGLPVHLAGTHMPPREV, from the coding sequence ATGGCGGGCTGGGCTTTATGCATGGCCCTGGTGCTGGCAGCACTGCCAGAGGCAGTGGGTGAGAGCCGCTATGAGAAGTTCCTGCGGCAGCATGTGGACTACCCCCGGACATCCGTGTTCGTGGCACACCGCTACTGTGAGACCATGCTGGCACGCCGGCAGGTGACGGCCCCGGGGCGGCCCTGCAAGCCCTCCAACACCTTTGTGCACGCACCAGCTGGAGAGCTGGTGGCTGCCTGCACCCAGACGCCTGACACAGCGGGACTCCACAGCACCCCAACACCCATGAGCCTCACAGCCTGCCGCctgcgggggggggacacccggCCCCCTTGCACCTACCGGGCCCGGCAGCTCCACCACCATGTGCGTGTCGCCTGCCTTGATGGGCTGCCCGTGCACCTCGCTGGCACCCACATGCCCCCAAGGGAGGTTTGA